TTTTATCACAGCAGCAAAGGAGGAAATTCCGGATTTAACAAGCTCATCTGGAAGCTTTTCAAGATAGTTGTGCCATGAATGGAGGAGGGCTTGGATTGGAGGATGCTGGACTCCCGGTTGGATTGATACTTTCTCCTTTAAGCTGCTTTCAATGGGGATCAGATTTAATTTTAACCAATTGTTAAGAAATTGGATGTATTGTTTTTGATGAGTTATGAGCTTCTCAAATTGAGAGTGCCATTGTTGGACAACATTCCAAAGTTGGACGGTGTGTTCATAGTGTTGTTTGGATGTTTCCCTGGGTTCATGTGCAATGTCAAGGGATTTGAGGTTTGTAACAAGGTTCAGCTGCTTATCATGATGTATGGACATATTTTTCCACATTTTGGCCATCCTGTGGAGCAGATATCATATTAATGATCATGATCAAGTTGCTTtccattatcaaaaaaaaaatgatcaagtTGCTTTCAAAGGAACAAATAATTTCTTATACGATAAATATAAGACaatagtttgtgactgtagAATGAAAATTCTAGTAATCTGATCCTTTGGAATACATTTTTTGATGGATTAAAAACCAAATTCTATGAGATATGCACAAGTTTTCTACATAGCATATTGAGTGTGATTGAAGAGGATGGCAAGATATGGCACTGCATCATAcatgaacaaaaacaataatatatcCAAGAAAATGGCTGCAGTAGGAAGACACTTTAGGCAATGTGAGTTGAAAACAGTCCACCCTTAATAATTAATTTCCTGCTGTTTAAATATAACAAAGTGGGAAGGGCCTTAAAACATTAATAACTGCAGCACAAGAGCAAGCTTTTTTTCTCATGCGATTTCCAAACATATGCAAGTCAAAAGGTCAAGTGGGACTTGTAAAGGTAAGTGCAAACAGACCGTACAAGTCTTCAAACTGACCTCATGGGCTGAAACCCAACCAGGCCAGTTTGGTGTGAGTGATTAAATAGAGGGGAAAAGGTGAAGGCCAAAGAATGGTCCTTctgaatatatattttatcttcttctataaaataaaaattaaaaaagccaGAAAAGATGTTTGTAGAACAAAGCATCAAGATACTGATATAAGATTGAAAAGCAGTGCCAGTGGAGCATATAATATAGTTACTACCTAGAGTAGAAACAGAGCATATTGGCAAGTGGTCTCTACACTGAAAACAAAGGGAAGCTACCAACCAGGAGTTTGGTACACTTCACAAAAATCTAATGTAAATCAGAGTCAAAGAACCAAACTGTAATTTAAAAGTGCAAAAGCAACCACACTAAGAGATATGGAGTAATCTTTTGGCATTCATAAACCTTAATTTGCTGTACAAAAGCTCGAGTCAGGCCCCTGCTCCATAACCAAAAAGATCATAAAGATAAAAGAGTGCAGCTCAGCAAGGAAAAATTTGTGGGGAAAATTGATTGGAAGAAAGCAATATTAAGATTTCTCAGtaacttttttggaaataaaagcTTACCCATCAACAAGAGCAACAAGTTTTGGGTACAACTGCTCATCACGTAAACGATTTACTTCCAAAACTGTTGAATCCATTGACTGCATGTCAACTATGTATCTTGTATGCAAATGACTTACAGctgcttttgttttttccaaGGATTCAGCACTCACACTACGTTTCTTCTGCTTGTTCAGAAGATTTACCTTCCTCTGATACTCTAGCTTCATCAACTCACCTTGCTGTCAACACAATGCAAACTTCAATAAGATTCAGCAAAGGTAATAACTTTACAACATAAATTAacccataaaatcaaaattaccagCGCTGCACAAAAATGTTTCAGAAAAGTACACATTAACCATTTCACACTAATCATACAAGGAGCTAAAAAGCTTCATGTGCACAAGTCTTacaaaaagagatgaaaaaaaaaaaaaaaaacacagatgaaaccaaagaaaacaagGCAGTGTACCTTGACTTCTTCATAAAGTTTCTTTTCCCATGCTAACAACTTATCCAAAACAGTGGCATGAGTTTCGTATTCTTCTGAATCAAAATCATCCTTCCCAGCCTCACCATTGGATATACCTCTGAAAGATTTATTCCATGTAATGACACGCATGACCCTTTCAGAATGATTTATGTGTCCTGCAATTTTCAAAGAATGTTACATTGGTAATCCGTTCATCAGCtttgttttgggggggggggggggggtgtaggGGTGTTGGATTCATCACTACAAATACCAgtgcaaattaaaaatttaataaaaaaaagtaaagtaaagcAGATCAACCATTTTCCCAATAGCCTGGCCCGGAAATTTTGCAATTATCACACAGTAACCAAAAAAGTACAGCAAGATATTTGAAAATTGTAACTCAAGATTGCTAAAACTTCAGATTTACTAGGGCACCATGGGAAACATTTTGGACTtctctaccaaaaaaaattacttgattggtaagttacacatgcacttGGTAGGTAGGTCTTGAAGTGCCACGACCTTACCCTCCATCCCATTACTATGGGAGGTGGAAGTGCTGCTTTGGACTTTTATCacttttgaaaagaaaaaagcaataaaTGATTTGAGGTAGATGTGGATCCTCTAAAGAGTGTAAAGCCCAAGTGATCCAAACATGGGTGAGATCTTATACAATTATAAAATTGGGCAGATCTATGCTTTACTTTGAGCTTCGAAATTTTTCATACATTACACATTCACACGCTTTGGAAGCATTAAGCTAAAGGGTGTCTATGCAACTTCATCAACTAATTAATACTAACATGAATGAACCTCAAGTATGACACATAAGAGTTTCGAGAATGTCACATCATGAATGCACATTGCATTTCAAATCACTACCTTAGCTAAACAAACTTGAACAAACATAACACATATTCAAGATGCAACCATCCAATGACAAATGTAACacattgaaatttcaaatcattCCCTTTGCTAAACAAACTtgaccaaacacaaacacacattcaAGATGTAACTATCCAACGACAAATGTAGCATAGAGAaacagaagaagagagaagggatTACCGCGATTATCAGCAAAATTGGAGTGGTAATGCAAGCGAGTGGCCTCAAGCATTTTGGAAACCTCTTGTCCACTCTGGGAGGCTAGCAAGAAACAATCATCAAGTTCCTTCAATATAGTCTTCAACCGAACACTTGATCCCTGTGCTGCCACTCTCCTAAACTCAGGAGGGGCAGTCTTCGCGTGCTCGATTTGCTTCTCCTCTTTattctcctcttcctcctcataCACCTTCTCCTCCTTCACTTTCTCAGGTGTCTTAGGCTCAATCTCCACACCCATATCAGGCCCCACATTCACATTCTCACCAAATTGGGCCACACCCACATCCACATTTTCAATATTACCTACATCCTCCTCGGTTAAAGTCGAACCCGGCATATTATCCATCGTGAAGAAATAGTCCCAAGCCTCTTTCGATTCCGGCATCGGTGGCATCGGTGGCATCGGTGGCGTCCCTGGCACCACTTCTTTCTGGGCAAAGCCATTACCATTTCTCTTAACATCCCTGTTGTTAACATTGCCCCCATCACGATCATCACCATGATGATGATcatgattttcttcttcttcttcttcttcttcttcttcttcctcttcttcagcTATAGAAATGGTATCTCTTCCTCCCCAAAGCCTTCTCGAACCCTTAACATTAACATTAGCCGGCAAACTGGTAGTCCTTTTGATGGGAGGGCTAGGAGAGAAGCTAGGCAGCGGAGGAGGCGGCGGAGGAAGGCTGTCCTCAGGCTCAATGGGTGGTGGAGGCGGCGGAGGCGGCTTCGAAGCTGACTCTAATGGCTGGTCGTGAAGCTCGTTGTCATTCTCATTTTGGTGAAGTGGGTCTTCAGCCTCGCCGTGGCCGAAGTCACTGAGGGCGGCGCCGGTGTTCTTCAACGCCATGGCGTAGCCAGAATGGCCAGCAGCAAAAGCATTGCGAGCCACCACCGCTTCCTTCATGAAATTCTTCCTGTCCTTGCATCGTGCCACTGACTCCTCGTTGTCTATTCTTGACTGTGCACAACCCAttttttcagagagagagagaaagagacccAGATGTGTGAGTGAGGAGACtttgtgagagaaagaaagagagcatgaaaagcgagagagagagagagagagagaggagaatagAGCCAAAGCTTGTACAAAGAAGGTGGCAGAGAGAGCAGAGGAGTGGAGtgtatgagagtgagagagagagaggaaaaacaaaaacactgtttttgttgtttttaactCGCTGGGAGTGTGTGTTTTTACTCTACTCGCTGCTTTTGATTAAGAGGTGTCTTAATCAGCATTTTTAAAATAACGGTCACATTTTTTGAGGACAAACGACGTCGTCTTTCTTCTCGACTGGATATCACTACTATTATAGGGAGTAGTatactattttaaaattttatcacaATATGGAAATTTCTGTATATTatgagtttttacttttttactctctttttttggccACAGATTGTGGGTATGTTGGAATGTAAATTATTatcttgtttttattgtttattttgtttttagaatatcatgttttcattttaatattttatgttttaaaagttttattttgattctttatGTTCTTTAGTGTAGTATTTCTATTTGACTCTTTACTTTCTAAAACCTTTATTTTGACCGttcattttaatcttttatgaaaatgaaaatcttgaaacataaaaagaattgaattaaaaaaaaaatttaagcaaacttgaaagaatcaaaatgaaaattttaaaatgtaaaaaataattgcaaagacaaatcaaatataaattataaaaatgaaaaaaaaaatcacaaattttaagggtcaaaatgtattttaatcaaattataatcatacttagtaaaaataaaaattttaaaaattagtatatatctaatcaaataattaaataaactaaacaaaccGACCCTAAAAGTAATTTGCTAGTTTTAGTTACTGTTTCCCAGTTAAATTACGGTAGTGGTATGCAATCACGAGCCCActagaggggggggggggaggctACGGCCTACGCACATGACATGGAGGATATCAAATCATTTAATTCTTGCTTTTTATGAGAATAATTAGCGAGTAATgacaattaaaaatttgttttaaggagaattaaaagttaaaacataattattttacaatcatTTCTCCTTCCAGCAAAAAGTTGGATGAGTAAGGGCAAGCAAAGCAGTGAAGGGACATTTTTGCCACTATTGGAATTGGATGGATGTGAAGCATTCAaatctaaaatgcatgagtttGAAAATTGAACGTTATTTGCGCTCATCGGTGAGTAATGAGTATGGCATGTCTGCTTGATTTATGGTGAAAACTCTTATTattagaattaaagaaaattaaaaaaatgttatattcataatatttttactataattttataataaatcttaggTGATAAATTGTTACCTATAAACAAAACAGTAATTTCAGTGATAAAcctaaattaaaactaatattatttaaaatttattgtaaaaagaTTATAGACATAACCTTCTTTGTTAGACATGAGTTCGAACACGTGGGCTCATGCAATTTTTGGTCATTTAGGAAGAAAAGATATTTGGGGCCAACTATTGTAAGAAAAGGACTGGGCGTGGGATGTGGACCATAGAGTGCTATAAAATATTTGCAAACTAATATATTTGATTGAATCGTTTAATCACGTAGAACATGATACTCCCTTTCATGAATTTTGTCTGTGAATCACATAAGGAACGAGTATTACACATCTAGTACTAATCTAAGAACAACAGTTTGCAACAGTATAGTGGTAATTTTATATTGAACGTGATTGTAAATGTTATTAGTCACTTGAAAGCTTGGAAGAgtagagagtttttttttttttttttttttttttttgcaatataaAGTTAACATCTtattaatctttattttatatttacttcctttttttgctgaaatttattttacatttactTGCTATTACTAATGTTTTTCTCAAATGCCCTACTCAGGTAAGCTGATAGGTAATACTATCACATATAACAACATTAGTGTATAACAATATAGTGGTAATTTTATAATGTGCGTGGTTGTAAATTATTTAAACTAGTCTCATATCCGCGCGATAAACATGAAAATttgatatgattatttttcattggataattattgaattaatatattagattgtatatttcattatgtgttatttgaaattatgttttaaattagaattttttttagtgtaacaaaatatattttgtagtcAGGTATTATATATAGTGAGATATGTATGAAAACacaatacaataattttttttttttttaaattgatagtGTGACAATTATTAGACCAAGTTGCAACTATGTATACTTTGTTTATCACTATACAGATGTATGTGATTCAACTCTTATAGgtatatttttttccaaaacataaATTCACATCTCTTTCTTCCTTACAATTGAAACTaagtgaaaaagtaaataaagataactatgca
The sequence above is drawn from the Quercus lobata isolate SW786 chromosome 12, ValleyOak3.0 Primary Assembly, whole genome shotgun sequence genome and encodes:
- the LOC115972294 gene encoding nitrate regulatory gene2 protein-like, translating into MGCAQSRIDNEESVARCKDRKNFMKEAVVARNAFAAGHSGYAMALKNTGAALSDFGHGEAEDPLHQNENDNELHDQPLESASKPPPPPPPPIEPEDSLPPPPPPLPSFSPSPPIKRTTSLPANVNVKGSRRLWGGRDTISIAEEEEEEEEEEEEEENHDHHHGDDRDGGNVNNRDVKRNGNGFAQKEVVPGTPPMPPMPPMPESKEAWDYFFTMDNMPGSTLTEEDVGNIENVDVGVAQFGENVNVGPDMGVEIEPKTPEKVKEEKVYEEEEENKEEKQIEHAKTAPPEFRRVAAQGSSVRLKTILKELDDCFLLASQSGQEVSKMLEATRLHYHSNFADNRGHINHSERVMRVITWNKSFRGISNGEAGKDDFDSEEYETHATVLDKLLAWEKKLYEEVKQGELMKLEYQRKVNLLNKQKKRSVSAESLEKTKAAVSHLHTRYIVDMQSMDSTVLEVNRLRDEQLYPKLVALVDGMAKMWKNMSIHHDKQLNLVTNLKSLDIAHEPRETSKQHYEHTVQLWNVVQQWHSQFEKLITHQKQYIQFLNNWLKLNLIPIESSLKEKVSIQPGVQHPPIQALLHSWHNYLEKLPDELVKSGISSFAAVIKSIMLHQEEEMKLKDKCEETRKEFLRKNQAFVEWREKYLQRRGPEDMDTERGEDPNHKDPLLEKEFVVESLRKRLEEEVESHQKHCVQVREKSLVSLKTRLPELFRAMTDYSLACSDTYEKLRVVTQSEKINGGAS